A stretch of the Capsicum annuum cultivar UCD-10X-F1 chromosome 10, UCD10Xv1.1, whole genome shotgun sequence genome encodes the following:
- the LOC107843861 gene encoding calmodulin binding protein PICBP produces the protein MMTNFGNTRSSRRRSKSRINPESPSDYAATPQHPSSDSSPHYMKATSCSEGKRSHFQSSPHSSESSFDSSDQSWSTLSRTSSFKSVKVNSNCQQVIVKPTCCSTLKDSKFPQHVELHPGKSESDRISKVRVCSYHHCSLNRRDNINPSRQVKCVYRRRRPVKSAKNIRLESESSNLDYEGIEYADIVEIVFGETSFPERSYRETMDLMRKYSTQDQDALVTMEREWDESASVSDDVESNDQSVTTSAFYEEEDRDATLLIKPVDTDTTVEEDDNICEEEEPSKNEPFAIKKSSESEDLVEPFARMELEESLQEKDGKANPTEDVDHNTSSKELHVAQLPKENHRSMWSLIHRHMIPDESTELDSEVSRGADEENDKDEGNKTCPAESSDSFSSFSESDLMTTNQDADNHETEARKLLAIKLVREAIERVLLQEVQDQSSDNQSSVTSEVCTDEDFKESDTKNEEHDKASKSDERNITGENTGSPEKQKKGHVTSEAEKKAPKNWSNLKRWILLQRFIKELEKLRKFNPRKPRFLQPEPDPEAEKVNLKHQIEDERKSAEEWMLDFALQKVISKLAPTQKKKVGLLVSAFESVVPPRGSNIQVTSPKLKTRNEDKLQMAYSVRSKYSTHLDKRNSVLYQKLDEVTSTSSDKASVEGKAKQELKENGHTKLEPKAQIDEKEACGDSNDSQKGTSFATSNAGNDSDETQENDMIVHSEDNDGTYRKQANKQKHVSMWQMISQHILSDVVSKVGNELLDGIDDEVNDIKTPAEAYTDNLLQDFSEEKDNISHYRRSFSRNDAVNLIREAVNQILTTPIQDDSSDTLCVTSELS, from the exons ATGATGACAAATTTTGGCAACACAAGGTCATCTAGGAGAAgatcaaaatcaagaatcaatcctGAATCTCCCTCTGATTATGCAGCAACTCCTCAGCATCCATCATCCGATTCGTCGCCTCATTATATGAAGGCAACAAGCTGTTCTGAAGGGAAAAGAAGTCATTTCCAGTCAAGTCCTCATAGTTCTGAATCTAGTTTTGATAGTAGTGATCAAAGTTGGAGTACTTTATCTAGGACCTCTAGTTTTAAAAGCGTGAAGGTTAACTCAAATTGCCAACAAGTAATAGTTAAGCCAACTTGTTGTTCCACTTTGAAAGACTCAAAGTTCCCTCAACATGTGGAACTTCATCCTGGAAAAAGTGAATCAGACAGGATTTCGAAAGTGAGAGTTTGTTCATACCATCATTGTTCACTCAATAGACGTGATAATATTAATCCATCGCGTCAAGTAAAGTGCGTATATAGAAGGAGAAGACCGGTAAAATCAGCGAAGAACATTAGACTAGAAAGTGAGTCGAGCAACCTTGACTATGAGGGTATTGAGTATGCTGATATCGTTGAGATTGTGTTTGGTGAAACTTCATTTCCGGAGAGAAGTTACCGCGAGACAATGGACTTAATGAGGAAATATTCGACACAAGATCAGGATGCGCTGGTTACTATGGAAAGAGAATGGGACGAATCCGCTTCTGTTAGTGATGATGTAGAATCAAATGATCAGAGTGTAACAACATCAGCATTTTACGAAGAAGAGGATAGAGATGCTACGCTTCTGATAAAGCCGGTAGACACTGACACCACAGTCGAGGAGGATGACAATATCTGTGAAGAAGAAGAACCGTCTAAGAATGAACCATTTGCCATAAAGAAAAGTTCAGAATCAGAAGATCTTGTCGAACCATTTGCTAGAATGGAACTCGAAGAGAGTTTGCAAGAGAAGGATGGCAAAGCTAATCCAACCGAAGATGTTGATCACAATACCTCGTCCAAGGAGTTGCACGTAGCTCAGTTGCCGAAAGAGAATCATAGGAGCATGTGGAGCCTGATTCATAGACACATGATTCCGGATGAATCTACAGAATTGGATAGCGAAGTTAGCCGTGGAGCTGATGAAGAAAATGACAAGGATGAGGGCAACAAAACTTGTCCAGCAGAAAGTTCTGATTCATTTTCTAGTTTTTCCGAAAGTGACTTGATGACTACAAATCAAGACGCAGATAACCACGAGACTGAAGCGCGTAAACTTTTAGCCATTAAGCTAGTACGAGAAGCAATCGAGAGAGTTCTTCTTCAAGAAGTTCAAGATCAGTCATCAGATAATCAATCATCAGTAACAAGTGAAG TTTGTACCGATGAAGACTTCAAGGAGTCGGACACCAAGAATGAGGAACACGATAAGGCATCCAAGTCAGATGAGAGAAATATTACCGGAGAAAACACTGGCAGCCCTGAGAAACAGAAAAAGGGACATGTAACCAGCGAAGCTGAGAAGAAAGCGCCAAAGAACTGGAGCAATCTTAAAAGATGGATTCTTCTCCAACGATTCATCAAGGAATTAGAGAAGTTGAGAAAATTCAACCCAAGGAAGCCACGGTTTCTGCAGCCGGAGCCTGATCCTGAAGCAGAAAAGGTTAATCTGAAACATCAGATAGAGGATGAAAGGAAAAGTGCAGAAGAATGGATGCTTGATTTTGCACTACAGAAGGTGATAAGTAAGCTTGCTCCGACTCAGAAAAAAAAAGTGGGACTGCTTGTATCAGCTTTTGAATCGGTAGTTCCTCCCCGCGGCAGCAATATCCAAGTTACTTCTCCTAAACTGAAAACTAGAAATGAAGACAAGTTGCAGATGGCATATAGCGTTCGTTCAAAGTATTCCACGCACTTAGACAAAAGGAACAGTGTACTTTACCAGAAGTTGGATGAAGTAACAAGCACTTCGAGTGATAAGGCATCGGTTGAAGGAAAAGCTAAGCAAGAACTTAAGGAAAATGGACATACAAAGTTAGAACCCAAAGCTCAGATTGATGAAAAAGAGGCCTGTGGTGATTCAAATGATTCTCAAAAAGGAACATCTTTTGCTACCTCAAACGCGGGCAATGACAGTGACGAAACACAAGAAAATGACATGATTGTACATTCAGAAGACAACGATGGAACATACAGAAAACAAGCGAACAAACAGAAGCACGTCAGCATGTGGCAGATGATATCACAGCACATACTTTCAGATGTTGTATCAAAAGTAGGGAACGAACTACTTGACGGAATAGATGATGAGGTAAACGACATCAAAACACCAGCTGAGGCGTATACGGACAACTTACTTCAGGATTTCTCTGAAGAAAAAGATAATATAAGCCACTATCGGAGAAGTTTCAGCAGAAATGATGCTGTCAATCTCATAAGAGAAGCAGTTAACCAGATCCTAACAACACCAATTCAAGATGATTCATCCGATACACTGTGTGTCACTAGTGAACTAAGTTGA